ATATTACGTGTGCCGGGATTTTGGGCTGAATTATCGAAGTTATTACGTTTACGTACCACGGGTAAAACGAAAGCCTTATATAACAAAGTTTAAAATATAAGGATGTAATATGCAGGATTTAAGTCGTTTCTCCGTACCGAAAGGATTTCGGGGCGGTAATGCAATCAAAGTCCAGGTATGGTGGGCGGTACAGGCAACATTATTTTCCTGGTCGCCGCAGGTATTGTACCGCTGGCGCGCTTTTTTGCTTCGTCTGTTTGGCGCAAAAATAGGAAAAAACGTAGTGATTCGACCGTCAGTGAAAATTACCTATCCATGGAAATTAACCATTGGTGATTATGCCTGGGTAGGGGATGACGTCAATTTATATACGCTCGGCGATATTACGATTGGCGCCCATGCGGTGGTTTCGCAGAAAAGTTATTTGTGTACCGGCAGTCACGATCACGCAAGTGCGCATTTTGATATTAATGCCACCCCGATTGTGATTGGCGAGAAATGCTGGCTGGCAACCGATGTGTTTGTGGCGCCAGGCGTCACGATAGGCGATGGCACCGTCGTCGGTGCGCGCAGCAGTGTTTTTAAATCGCTACCGGCAAATATGATTTGCCGTGGCAATCCCGCAGTAGTAATACGCGAACGCGTTACAACGTTACACCCTAATGGGATCAATTAAGAGGTAATAAAATGTCAAAAGTCGCTCTCATCACCGGTGTAACCGGGCAGGACGGTTCTTACCTGGCAGAACTTCTGCTGGAAAAAGGTTATGAAGTTCACGG
The DNA window shown above is from Citrobacter farmeri and carries:
- the wcaF gene encoding colanic acid biosynthesis acetyltransferase WcaF, whose amino-acid sequence is MQDLSRFSVPKGFRGGNAIKVQVWWAVQATLFSWSPQVLYRWRAFLLRLFGAKIGKNVVIRPSVKITYPWKLTIGDYAWVGDDVNLYTLGDITIGAHAVVSQKSYLCTGSHDHASAHFDINATPIVIGEKCWLATDVFVAPGVTIGDGTVVGARSSVFKSLPANMICRGNPAVVIRERVTTLHPNGIN